From the Acidilutibacter cellobiosedens genome, one window contains:
- a CDS encoding stage III sporulation protein AB: MIILRIIGSLLIVTSSSLIGYIYGKKYSDRLNNILHMKNCIRLLETEIIYGANPIPEAFLNIYNKGNKKFSFIFKYIRDYLFQNKNANLLDGFLSVEDVLKEELLFKKEDVEVFLSLGRMLGNSDRSDQEKNFKLIFMEIGNLEEEAREEKEKNEKVYKNLGLLFGVALVIILL, encoded by the coding sequence ATGATTATTTTAAGGATTATAGGAAGTCTTTTAATAGTTACTTCTTCTTCATTAATAGGATATATTTATGGGAAAAAATATTCAGACAGACTCAATAATATCCTACATATGAAGAATTGCATAAGATTGTTGGAGACTGAAATTATATATGGAGCAAATCCTATTCCTGAAGCATTCTTAAATATATATAACAAAGGAAATAAGAAATTTTCATTCATATTTAAATATATAAGAGATTATTTATTTCAAAATAAAAATGCCAATCTGTTGGATGGCTTTTTAAGTGTTGAAGATGTATTGAAGGAAGAACTGTTGTTCAAAAAAGAAGATGTAGAAGTATTTTTATCTTTAGGAAGAATGTTGGGTAATTCCGACAGAAGTGATCAGGAAAAGAATTTTAAACTTATATTTATGGAAATAGGAAATTTGGAAGAAGAAGCAAGAGAAGAAAAGGAAAAAAACGAGAAGGTTTATAAAAAT